The following are from one region of the Pseudodesulfovibrio piezophilus C1TLV30 genome:
- a CDS encoding HAD hydrolase family protein: MPVVSTVTLLVKNLEKSVRFYEKSLGYVWTRENLLVGFYGQSLRLQQVSDGPTGGCMVLHVDVPDLDAAETAFLQNGGGRSKYSGGKTPLYVGLDGELIMLRQRGLPKVPALKLIVYDFDGVLTDNRVFVDQAGGESVAANRSDGLGISMIRKLGIEQTLLSTETNPVVSARAAKLDISVMQAVTDKAAMLTKMVVAREIAFASVLFMGNDINDLGAMTLCGFKVAPADAHPSVCALADYVTEARGGHGAVRELADVIMAGRRF, encoded by the coding sequence ATGCCCGTTGTTTCAACCGTAACACTGTTGGTCAAGAATCTCGAAAAATCAGTCAGGTTTTACGAAAAGAGCCTTGGCTATGTGTGGACTCGGGAGAACCTGCTTGTGGGCTTCTATGGGCAATCTCTGCGCCTACAGCAGGTGTCTGACGGGCCGACAGGAGGCTGTATGGTCCTGCATGTGGACGTGCCGGACCTCGATGCTGCAGAAACGGCGTTCTTACAAAACGGGGGAGGGCGTAGCAAGTATTCTGGCGGGAAAACACCACTCTACGTCGGACTTGACGGTGAATTGATCATGCTCCGGCAGCGAGGGTTGCCCAAGGTTCCCGCTCTGAAATTGATCGTGTATGACTTCGACGGTGTTTTGACTGATAACCGTGTTTTCGTGGATCAGGCAGGGGGAGAGAGTGTTGCTGCCAACAGGTCGGACGGATTGGGTATTTCCATGATCCGAAAACTTGGCATCGAACAGACTCTTCTTTCGACCGAAACAAATCCCGTGGTGTCTGCCCGTGCCGCAAAACTTGATATTTCAGTCATGCAGGCCGTTACTGACAAGGCGGCAATGCTCACGAAAATGGTTGTTGCCAGAGAAATTGCCTTTGCATCCGTACTATTCATGGGCAATGATATCAACGATCTCGGAGCCATGACCTTGTGCGGCTTCAAGGTTGCTCCGGCAGACGCGCACCCTTCCGTATGTGCGCTTGCAGATTATGTGACAGAAGCCAGAGGCGGGCACGGGGCGGTCCGGGAATTGGCCGATGTCATCATGGCTGGTCGCCGTTTTTGA
- a CDS encoding DUF2087 domain-containing protein → MSRIPLPFFVSDFSAFAKTLRTRLAAQETPVSHVTMLNLIANAGGYRNFQHLKAQQTTDSPGPKKASQPMQTHTTPRPKRITQTTRLFDTENRLIRWPKKDSIRCLCLWVIWSRIPAKTVLTEPEINTLLNQWHLFGDHALLRRELVDRNMAERTENGRQYRRREQRPPQEAVAVFEHLRRGGPGTPSQLS, encoded by the coding sequence ATGTCCAGAATTCCCCTTCCCTTTTTCGTGAGCGACTTTTCAGCATTCGCAAAGACCTTACGGACCCGTTTAGCTGCGCAGGAGACCCCTGTCAGCCATGTTACAATGCTCAACCTGATAGCCAACGCTGGCGGATATCGCAACTTTCAGCACTTGAAGGCACAGCAGACAACAGACTCTCCTGGCCCGAAGAAGGCTTCACAACCGATGCAGACTCACACGACGCCCCGTCCGAAAAGGATTACGCAGACAACCCGACTTTTCGATACCGAAAATCGATTGATCCGCTGGCCCAAGAAAGACAGCATCCGCTGCCTCTGCCTCTGGGTAATATGGTCGAGAATCCCAGCAAAAACCGTCCTGACAGAACCGGAAATCAACACTCTCCTGAATCAGTGGCATCTGTTCGGAGACCACGCACTCCTTCGACGGGAGCTTGTGGACAGAAACATGGCTGAAAGGACAGAAAATGGGCGGCAATACAGACGCCGGGAGCAGCGCCCCCCCCAAGAAGCCGTCGCTGTATTCGAGCATCTGCGTCGTGGGGGTCCTGGAACGCCTTCCCAACTCTCCTGA
- a CDS encoding two-partner secretion domain-containing protein yields the protein MLESIKQLFIAFLISLILCPPSMVHAGGITPDAAAPAANQATMDTAPNGVDVVNIAAPGANGMSHNMFTDFNVGSSGVIINNGDAPGVSQLGGAMAPNPNFSGTAATTILNEVTGTGRSSIQGHTEIFGQSANYILSNPNGISINGGGFINTPKATMTTGVPQFSGNTFVGLDVHSGDILVHGAGINANNIDAFELVSRVATINADIHAKSLSVITGQNRHNPVSGTTTTLTADSTPAPTISIDSSALGGMYAGRIKLVGTEAGVGVNTKGLVQSTQHLEMTADGKIQITNKVSSGNTLALTSQDSIDVSGTVKASGTATLSAPTVTVARVNPTDAALVNANKIEVNTGTLDNQRLMAADTEVLITATNVTNTGTIYSGGTSTFRIDDTLYNNEGTILAKGNAVLEGTTAGTRMATLQNDSGTIESLEGGLIFRATTFNNSNSKFILVEGGDEGGTLDGVFQAGDDNWKTYELFKHYVGRAYAGPSGWTAYPLSNMHHLKMDTTPDVISAADLSAHIAELDLKLAEDSNYLTSQGKNALRIAKRELAKGMLYFVAAYGQTNGVIFSERTATDTVTGEDAGASIAAHNSIFIETDAGTNSVSTISSTTGDINIIAKSFNNIGHELFERRYVTWGRGAFHSHRSPSIEKKGGGTVQYLSSVGNEYGTLDAGNKVSISGGTVTNGITERNGVIEEPDPNKQQRKVSSVTDETNLLPSNGLFNLNTNPAQNYAIETDPALIDLDDFYGSEYMMSRFGMDPNDEANKRMGDAFYETRLVAKQIRKLAAKRFLSEERTTDTEEFKQLMDNAVDIKGDLNLTPGIALTQEQISSLTKDIVWLEKRTLNGQEALVPVVYLGTNSIKKLARGGSVIMGKDVAINTAGNTSNDGLIQSQTQVTITAENFLNTGTVSGQTVAATTTDSIRNTGGTITGETVALKADKDVVFAAQVLNNNNQETSSQFVGSQGKVQATGSLSIEAGQDIGVLGSEVTSDSDTTLAAGRNVAVSTVDLATQSSVSGGNYSSRTNITRQQASTVKTDGNLNVTAGKDIALHGSQINIGGDATLEADSNVAITAATNEIDLYSHADDAGGSFFGGGKSSTFEQLAQTNAASTINAKGSVSIEAGGDASEGNAIVKGSQIKATQNVTITASRDIQATTNQIQNKIKVEEKRGGFMGAESVDMVQKENTTNNRPVFEAGQKVALNAKNDVVLQSASIKSGDTTEIVAEEGKVAMLVTKNKSFEHKVKTDMGFLTWSSEDKGKIDETVLHTLIEPGASLTITTPKGVTVEFKESSGDVRKDVELLANAKGLEWMGDLLERDDVDWQAVQEIHDQWSKSDGGLGAGGMLIISLIASAVTAGAASGLAMAAMGMEMAMVNGVSTMVVAGTTTAASTAQIAMCTALTAAFTSIGTQAVTALGNAAAGGDLGKGLASIASEAGLKSLTTAMISAGIASDVAQNVDSIATAGEGASELDLFYSDLANSLQDNVINAGINTGVGTAVNGGNLGENLVANMRGAAVSTLGAQGASLIGTAYKDQDINKATQYIAHAALGGALDLASGGNGASGAIGAVTGELIGDTFVSAWISNRIEDSKDMDKLSGEELQAELNKLSSDIAELKRHGVNVARLGAGMAAALAGGDVDIAAQTGGNAAENNALPLVLVIYGACEAVDAGVKMYNAYKLAEAIQDQDEEAIKYYSTEILIDTAVDAAPLGAVFTKFGMSKIGLMIAGLGTKMGDNVATVLTKVDDIAQYAVKKGKLPDNFLTKAEAKKLGWNPKKGNLHDVAPGKSIGGDVFKDKEGLLPSAPGRTWIEADINDTGGYRGTVRLVISNDGLVYKTTDHYKTFKQVLK from the coding sequence ATGCTTGAATCCATCAAACAGCTCTTCATCGCCTTCCTTATCAGTCTCATTCTCTGCCCGCCCTCCATGGTTCACGCCGGGGGCATAACCCCAGACGCCGCTGCACCTGCCGCCAATCAAGCGACCATGGATACTGCCCCCAACGGCGTGGACGTGGTCAACATAGCTGCTCCGGGCGCTAACGGCATGTCCCACAACATGTTCACCGACTTCAATGTCGGTAGCTCGGGTGTCATCATCAACAACGGCGATGCCCCCGGCGTGTCTCAATTGGGCGGTGCGATGGCTCCGAACCCGAATTTCTCGGGCACGGCAGCCACCACCATTCTCAATGAGGTCACCGGGACCGGGCGTTCGTCCATTCAGGGGCATACGGAAATATTCGGTCAGTCAGCCAATTACATCCTGTCCAACCCCAACGGTATTTCCATCAATGGTGGTGGGTTCATCAACACGCCCAAAGCCACCATGACCACGGGTGTGCCGCAGTTCAGTGGCAATACCTTCGTGGGCCTCGATGTTCACAGCGGTGACATCCTCGTGCATGGCGCGGGCATCAACGCCAACAACATCGACGCCTTTGAACTGGTCTCCCGCGTGGCCACTATCAACGCCGATATTCACGCCAAGAGCCTGAGTGTGATCACCGGCCAGAACCGCCACAATCCGGTCTCTGGCACCACGACCACGCTGACAGCGGACAGCACTCCTGCGCCCACCATTTCCATCGATTCCTCCGCCCTTGGTGGCATGTACGCGGGCCGTATCAAGCTCGTGGGAACCGAGGCCGGTGTGGGCGTCAACACGAAGGGGCTGGTGCAGTCCACCCAGCATCTGGAGATGACGGCTGACGGCAAGATTCAGATTACCAACAAGGTCTCCTCGGGCAATACGTTGGCCCTGACCTCGCAGGATTCCATTGATGTCTCCGGTACGGTCAAAGCCTCCGGAACCGCCACACTGTCTGCCCCAACCGTCACCGTGGCCCGTGTTAATCCCACTGATGCGGCTCTGGTCAATGCAAACAAGATCGAGGTGAATACCGGAACCCTCGACAACCAGCGCCTTATGGCGGCGGATACCGAGGTGCTGATCACGGCCACCAATGTCACCAATACCGGCACCATATACTCCGGCGGCACTTCGACCTTCCGCATTGATGACACCCTGTACAACAACGAAGGTACTATCCTCGCTAAAGGCAACGCCGTTCTTGAAGGGACCACTGCAGGCACTCGCATGGCGACCCTGCAGAATGATTCCGGAACCATCGAATCCCTTGAGGGCGGTCTGATCTTCCGTGCGACTACGTTCAATAATAGCAACTCAAAGTTTATATTGGTTGAAGGAGGCGACGAAGGCGGTACTCTTGATGGCGTATTCCAGGCTGGAGACGACAATTGGAAAACGTATGAGCTTTTCAAGCACTATGTTGGCCGGGCTTACGCTGGCCCCTCCGGGTGGACGGCTTACCCTTTGAGCAACATGCACCACCTGAAAATGGACACAACCCCTGACGTCATTTCAGCAGCAGATTTGTCCGCCCATATTGCAGAGCTGGATCTGAAGCTCGCCGAGGATTCGAATTATTTGACATCACAAGGGAAGAATGCGCTGAGAATCGCCAAGCGAGAGCTGGCGAAAGGAATGCTGTATTTTGTTGCGGCCTACGGCCAGACCAATGGCGTAATATTCTCTGAACGAACAGCCACTGATACCGTCACGGGCGAAGATGCAGGGGCATCCATAGCAGCGCATAATTCCATTTTCATTGAGACGGATGCAGGTACCAACAGCGTCAGCACTATTTCATCGACCACAGGCGATATCAACATTATCGCCAAATCTTTCAACAACATAGGGCATGAACTGTTCGAACGCCGTTATGTCACTTGGGGACGCGGTGCCTTCCATTCTCACCGCTCACCGTCTATCGAAAAAAAGGGCGGCGGCACTGTTCAGTATTTATCATCCGTGGGCAATGAATATGGAACTCTGGACGCAGGTAACAAGGTCAGCATCTCTGGCGGCACAGTAACCAACGGCATTACCGAGCGTAATGGCGTTATCGAGGAGCCGGACCCTAACAAACAGCAGCGCAAGGTTTCCTCTGTCACGGATGAAACCAACCTTCTTCCGTCCAATGGCCTGTTCAATCTCAATACCAATCCGGCCCAGAATTACGCCATTGAGACCGACCCGGCCCTGATCGATCTCGATGATTTTTACGGCTCGGAGTACATGATGTCCCGTTTCGGAATGGATCCGAACGACGAAGCCAATAAGCGCATGGGAGATGCCTTTTACGAGACGCGCCTTGTGGCCAAACAGATCAGGAAATTGGCTGCCAAGCGCTTTTTGAGTGAGGAGCGCACTACTGATACCGAAGAGTTCAAACAACTCATGGACAATGCCGTTGATATTAAGGGTGACCTGAACCTCACTCCCGGTATTGCCTTGACTCAGGAGCAGATTTCTTCGCTGACCAAAGACATTGTCTGGCTGGAGAAGCGAACATTAAATGGGCAGGAAGCCCTTGTTCCTGTCGTGTATCTCGGTACAAACAGCATCAAAAAGCTTGCCCGTGGCGGATCGGTCATCATGGGTAAGGACGTGGCGATTAACACCGCGGGCAATACGTCTAATGACGGTCTGATCCAGTCTCAAACACAGGTGACCATCACTGCTGAAAACTTCCTCAACACCGGCACGGTTTCTGGTCAGACTGTCGCGGCGACGACAACTGATTCCATTCGCAATACAGGTGGCACCATCACAGGTGAAACTGTGGCGTTGAAAGCAGACAAGGACGTAGTATTTGCCGCTCAGGTGTTGAATAACAACAATCAAGAGACTTCTTCTCAGTTCGTTGGCAGTCAGGGCAAGGTTCAAGCCACGGGCTCCCTTTCCATCGAAGCCGGCCAGGACATCGGCGTTCTCGGCAGCGAGGTGACAAGCGACAGCGACACCACTTTGGCCGCAGGCCGGAATGTCGCCGTCTCCACAGTCGATCTGGCCACCCAATCCTCGGTATCCGGCGGCAACTACAGCTCCCGCACCAACATCACGCGGCAGCAAGCAAGCACCGTCAAGACAGATGGCAACCTGAACGTGACAGCGGGCAAGGACATCGCCCTCCACGGCAGCCAGATAAACATCGGGGGTGATGCAACCCTCGAGGCCGACAGCAATGTCGCCATCACCGCCGCCACCAACGAAATAGATCTCTACAGCCACGCCGACGACGCCGGTGGCAGCTTCTTCGGCGGCGGCAAGTCCTCCACATTCGAGCAACTGGCCCAGACCAACGCAGCCTCGACCATCAACGCCAAGGGCTCGGTCAGCATTGAGGCTGGGGGCGACGCCAGTGAAGGCAACGCCATCGTCAAGGGAAGCCAGATCAAGGCCACCCAGAATGTGACGATCACTGCCTCAAGGGACATTCAGGCCACAACCAACCAGATTCAAAATAAGATCAAAGTCGAAGAAAAACGTGGCGGATTCATGGGTGCTGAATCCGTGGACATGGTCCAGAAAGAAAACACCACCAACAATCGTCCGGTCTTTGAAGCCGGACAAAAGGTGGCTCTGAACGCCAAGAACGACGTCGTGCTGCAATCCGCCAGCATCAAATCTGGAGACACCACCGAGATCGTAGCCGAAGAAGGCAAGGTCGCGATGCTGGTGACCAAGAACAAGTCTTTTGAACATAAAGTGAAGACCGATATGGGCTTCCTGACCTGGTCGTCCGAGGATAAGGGCAAGATCGACGAAACCGTACTCCATACTCTCATCGAGCCGGGGGCCAGCCTGACTATCACAACGCCCAAGGGCGTCACCGTGGAGTTCAAGGAATCCTCCGGCGATGTTCGCAAGGACGTCGAACTCCTCGCCAACGCCAAAGGCCTCGAATGGATGGGCGACCTGCTGGAGCGCGACGACGTTGACTGGCAGGCCGTCCAGGAAATTCACGACCAATGGAGCAAATCCGACGGCGGCCTTGGCGCGGGAGGTATGTTGATCATCTCCCTCATTGCATCAGCTGTAACGGCAGGTGCTGCTTCCGGCTTGGCTATGGCGGCCATGGGCATGGAGATGGCTATGGTGAACGGCGTATCCACCATGGTTGTGGCGGGCACGACCACTGCTGCCTCAACAGCACAGATTGCCATGTGTACCGCTCTCACAGCGGCCTTTACCTCCATCGGCACCCAAGCCGTTACTGCCCTCGGCAACGCAGCCGCTGGCGGTGACCTTGGCAAGGGCTTGGCCTCCATCGCCTCCGAGGCAGGACTCAAATCCCTGACCACGGCCATGATCAGCGCGGGTATCGCCAGCGATGTTGCCCAAAACGTCGACTCCATCGCCACCGCAGGCGAAGGCGCATCCGAACTCGACCTCTTCTACTCCGACCTCGCCAACAGCCTTCAGGACAATGTCATCAACGCAGGCATCAACACAGGTGTCGGCACCGCCGTCAACGGCGGAAACCTCGGTGAAAACTTGGTCGCAAACATGCGCGGGGCGGCTGTCTCGACGTTGGGGGCACAAGGGGCAAGCCTGATTGGCACAGCTTACAAAGATCAGGACATCAACAAAGCCACGCAATACATTGCACATGCCGCCCTTGGTGGTGCGCTCGATCTGGCTTCCGGAGGCAACGGGGCATCCGGTGCAATAGGCGCTGTAACTGGCGAACTGATTGGCGACACATTTGTCAGTGCTTGGATCAGCAATAGAATTGAAGACTCAAAAGACATGGACAAATTGTCTGGAGAAGAACTCCAGGCGGAGTTGAATAAGCTAAGCTCGGATATTGCTGAACTGAAACGACACGGTGTCAATGTAGCCCGCCTTGGAGCAGGCATGGCTGCGGCTTTGGCCGGTGGGGATGTTGACATTGCAGCCCAGACCGGCGGTAACGCCGCAGAAAACAACGCTCTCCCACTTGTTCTGGTCATATACGGAGCCTGTGAAGCCGTGGATGCTGGCGTCAAAATGTACAATGCGTACAAGCTCGCAGAAGCAATCCAAGATCAAGACGAAGAAGCCATAAAATACTATAGTACCGAAATATTGATAGATACGGCTGTAGACGCCGCCCCCCTCGGAGCAGTCTTCACCAAGTTCGGCATGTCCAAAATCGGCTTGATGATCGCTGGACTTGGTACGAAGATGGGAGATAATGTTGCTACCGTCCTCACAAAAGTTGACGACATTGCCCAATACGCTGTTAAAAAAGGTAAGCTTCCTGACAATTTCTTAACAAAAGCTGAAGCAAAAAAACTGGGATGGAACCCCAAAAAAGGGAACCTGCATGATGTTGCTCCGGGCAAAAGTATCGGTGGAGACGTTTTCAAAGACAAAGAAGGACTCTTGCCCTCTGCTCCTGGAAGGACTTGGATAGAAGCAGATATCAATGACACTGGAGGCTATAGAGGAACAGTACGACTAGTCATCTCAAATGACGGACTTGTATATAAAACAACAGATCACTATAAAACCTTCAAACAGGTATTAAAATGA
- a CDS encoding ShlB/FhaC/HecB family hemolysin secretion/activation protein yields the protein MRGFLCSTATFAVLIVLIVCPMAWAAPVDDAIRQQQQLQRQEEQRRLELERQHREELQKAPTGEDLRLSEIPEAAPDAPCMETKSIEITGVTLLDQKEIDAITAKYIGRCLTLNDVNNLVHDITNAYVEKEYVTTRAAIPEQDLSSGHLVIMVVEGKVEGIEFKEGQGSQREIKGAFPGLAGKYLNLRDIEQGLDQINRLPSNNASMELLPGGEQGASRVVVSNERKKTWRASFGLDNTGQDSTGRNQYVLALAKDNLFGINDLLNITINGDSDSWLTDEHQKSATYNAFYSVPLGYWTFSGSFSHYKYRTEVTSGGANYPSEGDTTTTSLSVDRVLHRDQNGKTSLNVSLTHRDTQNYFNSGRLVATSQVLTSIGTTLGHTHRVLGGVASAQVGYSHGLPLLGAKRDISPSLDTARNEFNKFVFNGSFFRPLKVKDLNLSWNTSVTGQWAPHTLYSAEQISIGSRYTVRGFHDDSLSGDIGAYMRNELTLNLPNIKKKSPTASDWLGTMQFYAGYDTGVIRSDPKDLEERGSLQGAVVGMRTSGGRLVMDFAVARPIDAPAFLQKDDIEIYTSIKYSF from the coding sequence GTGCGCGGTTTTCTCTGTTCTACGGCAACGTTTGCCGTTCTGATTGTTCTTATTGTTTGCCCTATGGCTTGGGCTGCTCCTGTCGACGACGCCATTCGTCAACAGCAACAGCTTCAGCGGCAGGAGGAGCAGCGCAGGCTGGAATTGGAGCGGCAGCATCGTGAAGAGCTGCAAAAAGCTCCCACCGGCGAGGATTTACGATTGTCGGAGATCCCGGAGGCGGCTCCTGATGCTCCATGTATGGAGACCAAGTCCATTGAAATTACGGGCGTAACCCTTCTCGATCAAAAAGAGATCGACGCTATTACTGCCAAATACATAGGCCGTTGCCTGACGCTTAACGACGTCAATAATCTCGTCCACGACATCACCAATGCCTATGTGGAAAAGGAATATGTCACCACCCGTGCGGCCATTCCGGAGCAGGATCTCTCCAGCGGACATCTGGTAATCATGGTTGTAGAGGGAAAGGTCGAGGGGATCGAATTCAAAGAGGGGCAGGGCAGCCAGCGGGAGATCAAGGGCGCGTTTCCAGGACTGGCCGGAAAGTATCTGAACCTGAGAGACATTGAACAGGGGCTTGATCAGATCAACCGCCTTCCTTCCAACAATGCATCGATGGAGTTGCTTCCTGGTGGAGAGCAAGGTGCCAGCCGTGTTGTTGTCTCCAACGAGCGTAAAAAGACCTGGCGCGCCTCATTTGGTCTGGATAACACGGGGCAGGATTCTACCGGCCGCAATCAGTATGTCCTTGCCCTTGCTAAGGACAATCTGTTTGGCATTAATGACCTGCTCAACATCACCATCAACGGCGATTCAGACTCTTGGCTGACAGATGAGCATCAGAAGAGCGCCACCTACAACGCCTTCTACTCGGTGCCACTAGGCTACTGGACCTTCTCCGGATCTTTCAGCCACTATAAATACCGCACGGAAGTGACCAGCGGCGGTGCTAACTATCCCTCGGAAGGCGACACAACGACGACATCCCTGAGCGTTGATCGTGTGCTTCACCGTGATCAGAACGGCAAAACATCGCTGAATGTCTCCCTCACCCATCGGGATACGCAGAACTACTTCAATAGCGGACGACTGGTCGCTACCAGTCAGGTTCTTACCTCCATTGGGACCACCCTCGGACATACGCACCGAGTACTCGGCGGTGTAGCAAGCGCACAGGTGGGATACAGCCACGGCCTGCCTCTTTTGGGAGCTAAACGGGATATATCTCCCTCACTCGATACCGCGCGTAATGAGTTCAACAAGTTTGTGTTCAACGGCAGCTTCTTTCGCCCGTTGAAAGTCAAGGATCTCAACCTTTCGTGGAATACCTCCGTCACTGGCCAGTGGGCTCCTCATACCCTTTACAGCGCAGAACAGATCAGCATCGGCAGCCGTTACACCGTCCGGGGCTTTCATGACGACAGCCTGAGCGGTGATATCGGCGCATACATGCGCAACGAACTGACGCTCAATCTGCCGAATATCAAAAAGAAATCGCCGACTGCATCCGACTGGTTGGGCACCATGCAGTTTTATGCCGGATACGACACGGGCGTCATTCGATCCGATCCCAAGGATTTGGAGGAGCGCGGTTCGCTCCAGGGCGCGGTGGTCGGTATGCGCACCAGCGGTGGACGACTGGTCATGGACTTTGCCGTAGCCCGTCCCATCGACGCGCCTGCCTTTTTGCAAAAAGACGACATCGAAATTTACACCTCCATCAAATACTCCTTCTAG
- a CDS encoding phenylacetate--CoA ligase family protein, translated as MTRKDRTEGIYSRREVLDESERRQYCQLQLKELLAYAYRYSEDVKKRFDRAQFNVEKFRTLNDIKHIPIIKKKELIFLQSMGPRLGGLLTKDLGELQRVFLSPGPIFDPEDRTEDYWGWTEGFYAAGFRSGDLSQITFNYHLAPAGLMFEEPLRNLACAVVPAGPGNTNSQIEIMQKLRVTGYVGTPSYLMHLAQKAEEMGLSLRKDLFLEVAFVTGEKFSEKLRSTLEKKFDCIMRQGYGTADVGCIGYECFHKDGLHLSNRAFVEICHPDTGIPLKDGEVGEIVVTAFNKTYPLIRLATGDLGYLNRAPCSCGRTSPRLGGIVGRVDTTARIKGMFVYPHQVEQVMARFEEVKRWQIEVTNPGGIDEMILSIEAGQFHQEDEMLHLFREKIKLRPILKVLAPGTLPPQIRPIEDKRTWD; from the coding sequence ATGACAAGAAAAGATCGTACTGAAGGAATTTATTCCCGACGCGAAGTACTCGACGAATCGGAACGCAGACAGTACTGCCAGCTTCAGCTCAAGGAACTGCTTGCATACGCGTACAGGTATTCCGAAGACGTCAAGAAGCGCTTTGACCGCGCGCAGTTCAATGTGGAAAAATTCCGCACACTGAACGATATCAAACACATCCCCATTATCAAGAAAAAAGAACTGATCTTCCTCCAATCCATGGGCCCTCGTCTCGGCGGATTGCTCACCAAGGATCTTGGAGAGCTTCAGCGAGTGTTCCTTTCCCCCGGTCCCATCTTCGATCCCGAAGATCGCACTGAGGACTATTGGGGCTGGACAGAGGGTTTCTACGCAGCAGGATTCCGCTCCGGCGACCTTTCCCAGATCACCTTCAACTACCACCTTGCTCCTGCGGGACTCATGTTTGAAGAGCCACTGCGCAATCTGGCCTGCGCCGTCGTTCCTGCCGGACCGGGCAATACCAACTCCCAGATTGAAATCATGCAGAAACTGCGCGTGACCGGCTATGTCGGCACCCCCAGCTACCTCATGCACCTGGCCCAAAAAGCCGAGGAAATGGGCCTTTCCCTGCGCAAGGACCTCTTCCTTGAAGTCGCTTTCGTGACTGGCGAAAAGTTCTCTGAAAAATTGCGCTCTACGCTCGAAAAGAAATTCGACTGCATCATGCGACAGGGATACGGCACCGCAGATGTCGGCTGTATCGGATACGAATGCTTCCACAAAGACGGCCTGCATCTCTCCAACCGCGCCTTTGTTGAAATCTGCCATCCGGATACCGGTATCCCGCTCAAGGATGGCGAGGTCGGCGAAATCGTGGTAACCGCATTCAACAAAACATATCCACTCATCAGGCTCGCCACGGGCGACCTTGGCTACCTGAATCGCGCGCCATGTAGCTGTGGCCGAACGTCCCCACGCCTTGGCGGCATTGTCGGCCGGGTCGATACCACGGCACGCATCAAAGGTATGTTCGTCTACCCCCACCAGGTCGAGCAGGTCATGGCCCGCTTTGAGGAAGTCAAACGCTGGCAGATCGAAGTCACCAACCCAGGTGGTATTGACGAAATGATCCTCTCCATCGAGGCTGGACAATTCCATCAGGAAGATGAAATGCTCCACCTCTTCCGCGAGAAAATCAAACTGCGCCCCATCCTCAAAGTCCTCGCTCCCGGAACCCTGCCCCCGCAAATCCGCCCGATCGAAGACAAACGCACCTGGGATTAA
- a CDS encoding TetR/AcrR family transcriptional regulator, translating into MTKDMTPKAIREAVIKAATQCFAEKGIKRTTYARLGEVSGVDPVAIKVLFGSKDLLAMTVQSHELEKLKSDYLTHVPDAQADETIKFIICHRLEFLAQNRDRSVLLIKNALAARQPWASMLDHILWELSIEFASILEKGVREGSLRRDSNVTTAVRAITSFYMTGLVVIGFKAAQFDPQVVWEFIEPQLKLVLDSLRA; encoded by the coding sequence ATGACAAAGGATATGACGCCCAAAGCCATTCGGGAGGCAGTGATCAAGGCAGCCACCCAATGTTTTGCCGAAAAAGGCATCAAGCGAACCACCTATGCCCGGCTTGGTGAAGTTTCCGGTGTGGATCCGGTTGCCATCAAGGTTTTGTTTGGCAGCAAGGACCTTCTTGCCATGACCGTCCAGTCTCACGAACTTGAAAAATTGAAAAGTGATTATCTGACACACGTTCCAGATGCGCAGGCAGATGAAACCATCAAATTCATCATTTGCCATCGGCTTGAATTTTTGGCGCAAAACAGAGATCGGTCTGTCCTACTCATTAAAAATGCTCTCGCGGCCCGTCAGCCATGGGCGTCCATGCTTGACCATATTCTTTGGGAACTTTCCATCGAATTTGCGTCGATACTCGAAAAAGGCGTGCGTGAAGGCTCCCTCAGACGCGATTCAAATGTGACAACCGCTGTCCGGGCCATTACCAGTTTTTACATGACCGGCCTGGTCGTCATCGGCTTCAAGGCTGCCCAATTCGATCCGCAGGTCGTCTGGGAGTTTATCGAACCCCAGCTCAAGCTTGTGCTCGACAGTCTCAGGGCATAG
- a CDS encoding barstar family protein, which translates to MSSVELNGKKMRSIQSLHWELKKKLDLPDYYGENLDALWDCLTGWIDVPTYISWTNASIVEESIPKYYKKILDILKEAEAEGLIKLSISK; encoded by the coding sequence ATGAGTAGCGTTGAATTAAATGGCAAGAAAATGCGATCTATCCAATCGCTCCACTGGGAATTGAAAAAAAAACTAGATCTACCCGACTATTATGGTGAGAATTTAGATGCTTTGTGGGATTGTTTAACAGGATGGATAGATGTTCCTACGTATATTTCCTGGACAAATGCATCAATTGTTGAAGAATCCATACCTAAATATTATAAGAAAATATTAGATATTTTAAAAGAAGCTGAAGCGGAAGGACTCATAAAACTTTCGATATCTAAATAG